In Mugil cephalus isolate CIBA_MC_2020 chromosome 20, CIBA_Mcephalus_1.1, whole genome shotgun sequence, the following are encoded in one genomic region:
- the ier2a gene encoding immediate early response gene 2 protein, producing MEVSAEAKRIMVVALGKLYSSRTQRGGLRLHRSLLLTLVMKSARDMYHAAQATEENVASECAQGHSAAEATPDPAGARVELQSPAPGPIAQARTTTRDGSVGSSTEPRRVAITSSQDKENVCPPGPGQPTRKRRGKAAAEPDFLPCKKAKLEQGNGPQHIIVNSVLMDYVMCGSDLAPSPAPIPLQRAIAAC from the coding sequence ATGGAGGTCAGCGCCGAGGCCAAGAGGATCATGGTGGTCGCTTTGGGTAAACTGTACAGCTCCCGCACCCAGAGAGGGGGTCTCCGTCTCCACCGGAGTCTCCTCTTGACCCTGGTGATGAAATCCGCCCGAGACATGTACCATGCGGCTCAGGCGACGGAGGAGAACGTCGCGTCGGAATGCGCGCAAGGACACTCGGCGGCTGAGGCGACCCCGGACCCCGCCGGCGCACGGGTCGAGCTCCAGAGTCCCGCTCCTGGCCCCATCGCACAGGCTCGGACTACCACCAGAGATGGATCCGTGGGTTCATCCACGGAGCCGCGTCGCGTGGCGATCACCAGCTCACAAGACAAGGAGAACGTGTGCCCGCCTGGCCCGGGACAGCCAACGAGGAAAAGGCGCGGCAAAGCGGCCGCCGAGCCGGACTTTCTGCCGTGTAAGAAGGCGAAACTCGAACAGGGGAACGGCCCTCAGCATATTATTGTCAACTCCGTTTTGATGGACTACGTGATGTGTGGCAGTGACCTGGCGCCGTCCCCGGCCCCCATCCCCCTCCAGAGAGCCATTGCAGCGTGTTGA